Proteins encoded together in one Lepisosteus oculatus isolate fLepOcu1 chromosome 2, fLepOcu1.hap2, whole genome shotgun sequence window:
- the ccdc120a gene encoding coiled-coil domain-containing protein 120 isoform X2, translated as MEVKGHLITSMGLGAPDSQLSEQGGKHLAERIAELQERRRSLQSTLNSRLGELRRICLQEAELTGELPSEYPLEAGERPPLVRRRVGAAHRGSAPASVSIKGEEGGVPHRLAGSGDPGSEPRRKKKPVLSGALRRPMDAEQLPLQNKRPAGRSCLALTDEAVKSESSSMSDSTGHDSEEAPSGMRQPPPGAALERLSPPPRSRLAPGSPKGGLTRKLSPVEIYYEMKTRRNSVASSSSPGCSLPRSVSNVEGRSVPATPLLSRNAPHPAQGRPEVSCGGVGGRQWLDSPDGPRPPLPPPPPPEGSFDRGGCPYSARTRRSNSSEALLDRSGAPEAGGAAAGGRAGGGAGVGGMPSRGGPYKSSETLTDGKLRQPYRGSPERHAHAHANGHLELGRVRVSVGGRGGGGGGYNEILLDYIWEKQQQQQQLQGVGSTRPWRAEVIPSSAGAPYGPGSPLMLRGKPGEPRRVRVTRTKSCGPFIPLQQPQQETLLLSTFSESPTVLSAPYPSASASPGAPYPYPYISEPPPRRPLPHPPEDATRSLHKALALEGLRDWYLRNALGHPPAPPRNRRAAPGHGHALQPCAPEPTYPQCHSTQLPQSATFHGHPLQGRPLELSLYQEPLESQLQELSLREQGADPPPPGTLV; from the exons ATGGAGGTCAAAGGGCACCTCATCACCAGCATGGGCCTGGGGGCCCCAG actCCCAGCTCAGTGAACAGGGCGGTAAGCACCTGGCAGAGCGAATAGCGGAGCTGCAGGAGAGGAGGCGGAGCCTGCAGAGCACCCTGAACAGCCGACTGGGAGAACTGAGGCGAATCTGTCTGCAGGAGGCC GAGCTGACAGGAGAGCTGCCGAGTGAGTATCCCCTGGAGGCTGGAGAAAGACCCCCCCTCGTCCGGCGCAGAGTGGGAGCGGCCCACCGAGGCTCCGCCCCTGCCTCTGTCAGCATCAAAGGAGAG GAGGGGGGGGTACCCCACCGGCTGGCTGGCTCAGGGGACCCCGGCTCGGAGCCCCGCAGGAAGAAGAAGCCGGTGCTCAGTGGCGCCCTCCGCAGGCCGATGGACGCCGAGCAGTTGCCTCTGCAGAATAAGAGACCCGCAGGCCGGAGCTGCCTCGCGCTGACAG ATGAAGCGGTGAAGTCGGAGAGCAGCTCCATGTCGGACTCCACCGGTCACGACAGTG AGGAAGCTCCCTCCGGGATGAGGCAGCCCCCGCCCGGAGCAGCCCTGGAGCGTCTGTCTCCCCCTCCTCGGTCCCGGCTGGCGCCCGGGAGCCCCAAGGGGGGGCTGACCCGCAAGCTGTCGCCCGTGGAGATCTACTACGAGATGAAGACCCGCCGGAACTCGGTGGCCAGCTCCTCCAG cCCCGGCTGCTCGCTCCCGCGCAGCGTGTCCAACGTGGAGGGCCGCAGCGTGCCCGCCACGCCCCTCCTGAGCCGCAACGCCCCGCACCCGGCCCAGGGCAG GCCGGAGGTGTCTTGTGGAGGAGTGGGCGGCAGGCAGTGGCTGGACAGCCCCGATGGACCCAGGCCGCCGCTGCCGCCACCACCGCCACCGGAGGGGTCCTTCGACCGGGGAGGCTGCCCGTACAGCGCCCGCACGCGGCGCAGCAACAGCTCGGAGGCCCTTCTGGACCGCTCGGGCGCCCCGGAGGCGGGGGGGGCGGCGGCCGGGGGGAGAGCTGGGGGCGGGGCGGGCGTGGGGGGGATGCCCTCGAGGGGGGGGCCCTACAAGAGCTCGGAGACGCTGACCGACGGCAAGCTGCGGCAGCCGTACCGGGGCAGCCCGGAGCGCCACGCCCACGCCCACGCCAACGGCCACCTGGAGCTGGGCCGGGTGCGGGTGTCGGTGGGGGGGcgcgggggaggggggggcggcTACAATGAAATCCTGCTGGACTATATCTgggagaagcagcagcagcagcagcagctccaggGAGTGGGGAGTACGCGACCCTGGAGGGCAGAGGTCATCCCCAGCTCCGCTGGCGCCCCCTACGGCCCGGGCAGCCCCCTGATGCTGCGGGGCAAGCCCGGCGAGCCGCGGAGAGTCAGGGTGACGCGGACCAAGTCCTGCGGCCCCTTCATCCCGCTGCAGCAGCCCCAGCAGGAGACCCTCCTGCTCTCCACCTTCTCCGAGTCTCCCACGGTCCTGAGCGCCCCCTACCCCTCGGCCTCTGCCTCCCCCGGCGCCCCCTACCCCTACCCCTACATCTCCGAGCCCCCGCCCCGGAGGCCACTTCCCCACCCGCCCGAGGACGCCACCCGCTCCCTGCACAAGGCCCTGGCGCTGGAGGGGCTCCGAGACTGGTACCTGAGGAACGCCCTGGGCCACCCCCCCGCGCCGCCCCGCAACAGGAGGGCCGCTCCCGGGCACGGCCACGCCCTCCAGCCCTGCGCCCCGGAACCGACGTACCCCCAGTGCCACAGCACCCAGCTGCCGCAGTCCGCCACCTTCCACGGGCATCCGCTGCAGGGCAG GCCCTTGGAGCTCTCTCTGTACCAGGAGCCCCTGGAATCCCAGCTGCAGGAGCTGAGCCTGCGAGAGCAGGGCGCCGACCCGCCGCCCCCGGGCACGCTGGTCTGA
- the ccdc120a gene encoding coiled-coil domain-containing protein 120 isoform X1 encodes MATSPNHCGTHDLYCKVSVRLAGGESGRASQESRDMEVKGHLITSMGLGAPDSQLSEQGGKHLAERIAELQERRRSLQSTLNSRLGELRRICLQEAELTGELPSEYPLEAGERPPLVRRRVGAAHRGSAPASVSIKGEEGGVPHRLAGSGDPGSEPRRKKKPVLSGALRRPMDAEQLPLQNKRPAGRSCLALTDEAVKSESSSMSDSTGHDSEEAPSGMRQPPPGAALERLSPPPRSRLAPGSPKGGLTRKLSPVEIYYEMKTRRNSVASSSSPGCSLPRSVSNVEGRSVPATPLLSRNAPHPAQGRPEVSCGGVGGRQWLDSPDGPRPPLPPPPPPEGSFDRGGCPYSARTRRSNSSEALLDRSGAPEAGGAAAGGRAGGGAGVGGMPSRGGPYKSSETLTDGKLRQPYRGSPERHAHAHANGHLELGRVRVSVGGRGGGGGGYNEILLDYIWEKQQQQQQLQGVGSTRPWRAEVIPSSAGAPYGPGSPLMLRGKPGEPRRVRVTRTKSCGPFIPLQQPQQETLLLSTFSESPTVLSAPYPSASASPGAPYPYPYISEPPPRRPLPHPPEDATRSLHKALALEGLRDWYLRNALGHPPAPPRNRRAAPGHGHALQPCAPEPTYPQCHSTQLPQSATFHGHPLQGRPLELSLYQEPLESQLQELSLREQGADPPPPGTLV; translated from the exons GTGAGCGTCCGATTGGCTGGCGGCGAGAGTGGCAGGGCCTCTCAGGAGTCACGTGACATGGAGGTCAAAGGGCACCTCATCACCAGCATGGGCCTGGGGGCCCCAG actCCCAGCTCAGTGAACAGGGCGGTAAGCACCTGGCAGAGCGAATAGCGGAGCTGCAGGAGAGGAGGCGGAGCCTGCAGAGCACCCTGAACAGCCGACTGGGAGAACTGAGGCGAATCTGTCTGCAGGAGGCC GAGCTGACAGGAGAGCTGCCGAGTGAGTATCCCCTGGAGGCTGGAGAAAGACCCCCCCTCGTCCGGCGCAGAGTGGGAGCGGCCCACCGAGGCTCCGCCCCTGCCTCTGTCAGCATCAAAGGAGAG GAGGGGGGGGTACCCCACCGGCTGGCTGGCTCAGGGGACCCCGGCTCGGAGCCCCGCAGGAAGAAGAAGCCGGTGCTCAGTGGCGCCCTCCGCAGGCCGATGGACGCCGAGCAGTTGCCTCTGCAGAATAAGAGACCCGCAGGCCGGAGCTGCCTCGCGCTGACAG ATGAAGCGGTGAAGTCGGAGAGCAGCTCCATGTCGGACTCCACCGGTCACGACAGTG AGGAAGCTCCCTCCGGGATGAGGCAGCCCCCGCCCGGAGCAGCCCTGGAGCGTCTGTCTCCCCCTCCTCGGTCCCGGCTGGCGCCCGGGAGCCCCAAGGGGGGGCTGACCCGCAAGCTGTCGCCCGTGGAGATCTACTACGAGATGAAGACCCGCCGGAACTCGGTGGCCAGCTCCTCCAG cCCCGGCTGCTCGCTCCCGCGCAGCGTGTCCAACGTGGAGGGCCGCAGCGTGCCCGCCACGCCCCTCCTGAGCCGCAACGCCCCGCACCCGGCCCAGGGCAG GCCGGAGGTGTCTTGTGGAGGAGTGGGCGGCAGGCAGTGGCTGGACAGCCCCGATGGACCCAGGCCGCCGCTGCCGCCACCACCGCCACCGGAGGGGTCCTTCGACCGGGGAGGCTGCCCGTACAGCGCCCGCACGCGGCGCAGCAACAGCTCGGAGGCCCTTCTGGACCGCTCGGGCGCCCCGGAGGCGGGGGGGGCGGCGGCCGGGGGGAGAGCTGGGGGCGGGGCGGGCGTGGGGGGGATGCCCTCGAGGGGGGGGCCCTACAAGAGCTCGGAGACGCTGACCGACGGCAAGCTGCGGCAGCCGTACCGGGGCAGCCCGGAGCGCCACGCCCACGCCCACGCCAACGGCCACCTGGAGCTGGGCCGGGTGCGGGTGTCGGTGGGGGGGcgcgggggaggggggggcggcTACAATGAAATCCTGCTGGACTATATCTgggagaagcagcagcagcagcagcagctccaggGAGTGGGGAGTACGCGACCCTGGAGGGCAGAGGTCATCCCCAGCTCCGCTGGCGCCCCCTACGGCCCGGGCAGCCCCCTGATGCTGCGGGGCAAGCCCGGCGAGCCGCGGAGAGTCAGGGTGACGCGGACCAAGTCCTGCGGCCCCTTCATCCCGCTGCAGCAGCCCCAGCAGGAGACCCTCCTGCTCTCCACCTTCTCCGAGTCTCCCACGGTCCTGAGCGCCCCCTACCCCTCGGCCTCTGCCTCCCCCGGCGCCCCCTACCCCTACCCCTACATCTCCGAGCCCCCGCCCCGGAGGCCACTTCCCCACCCGCCCGAGGACGCCACCCGCTCCCTGCACAAGGCCCTGGCGCTGGAGGGGCTCCGAGACTGGTACCTGAGGAACGCCCTGGGCCACCCCCCCGCGCCGCCCCGCAACAGGAGGGCCGCTCCCGGGCACGGCCACGCCCTCCAGCCCTGCGCCCCGGAACCGACGTACCCCCAGTGCCACAGCACCCAGCTGCCGCAGTCCGCCACCTTCCACGGGCATCCGCTGCAGGGCAG GCCCTTGGAGCTCTCTCTGTACCAGGAGCCCCTGGAATCCCAGCTGCAGGAGCTGAGCCTGCGAGAGCAGGGCGCCGACCCGCCGCCCCCGGGCACGCTGGTCTGA